Proteins from a single region of Candidatus Saccharibacteria bacterium:
- a CDS encoding prolyl-tRNA synthetase: protein MRVSQLFTKTSKTAPADEVAKNAQLLIRAGFIHKEMAGVYAYLPLGLRVLENIKKVVREEMNEIGGQEVMMTALQPKDIFEKTDRWDDAKVDNWFKTKLANGTELGLGLTHEEPIVDALAPYVNSYKDLPIFVYQIQNKFRNELRAKSGLLRGREFVMKDMYSLARTQEEHLELYERAAEAYHRVYQRLGIGDITYRTAADGGIFTKRFSDEFQTLSDIGEDTIYVDEEKRLAINEEVYTDENLAKLGLDKSKLVQKKGVEVGNIFPLETKYTDALDVYYTDEKGDKQQIIMGCYGIGISRLMGVLAEHFSDEKGLVWPKGIAPAEVYLVRIGSDAAAKQADVLYDELRAKGIEVLYDDRDERPGAKFADSELMGIPYRVTVSDRLIEAGNYEYTIRASGATEVLTHDQLLAKLSEL from the coding sequence ATGCGAGTCTCACAACTATTTACTAAAACAAGCAAAACAGCCCCAGCCGACGAAGTAGCTAAAAACGCGCAACTTTTGATTCGTGCAGGGTTTATCCATAAAGAAATGGCCGGGGTGTATGCGTATTTGCCGCTTGGGCTTCGCGTTCTTGAAAACATCAAAAAAGTTGTGCGCGAGGAAATGAACGAAATTGGCGGACAAGAAGTGATGATGACCGCCTTGCAACCTAAGGATATATTCGAAAAGACCGACCGTTGGGACGATGCAAAGGTAGACAACTGGTTTAAGACTAAACTGGCGAACGGAACCGAGCTTGGCTTGGGGTTAACGCATGAAGAACCAATTGTCGATGCCTTGGCACCTTACGTCAACTCGTATAAAGATTTGCCGATTTTTGTCTATCAAATCCAGAATAAGTTTAGGAACGAACTAAGGGCTAAGAGCGGACTACTGCGTGGGCGCGAATTTGTCATGAAAGACATGTACTCGCTCGCCCGAACCCAAGAAGAGCATCTTGAGCTCTATGAGCGTGCTGCCGAAGCCTATCACAGAGTATATCAACGTCTTGGAATCGGGGACATTACCTATCGTACAGCGGCCGATGGAGGAATTTTTACAAAGCGCTTTAGCGACGAATTCCAAACGTTAAGCGATATTGGCGAAGATACGATTTATGTAGACGAGGAAAAACGTCTTGCTATCAACGAAGAAGTGTATACCGATGAAAATCTTGCAAAACTCGGCCTAGATAAATCGAAACTGGTGCAGAAAAAAGGTGTTGAGGTAGGTAATATTTTTCCGCTCGAGACAAAATACACCGACGCATTGGATGTTTACTACACAGACGAAAAGGGTGACAAGCAGCAGATTATCATGGGTTGCTATGGAATCGGCATCAGTCGTCTTATGGGGGTGCTTGCCGAGCATTTCAGCGACGAAAAAGGCCTTGTATGGCCAAAGGGTATTGCACCTGCCGAGGTGTATCTTGTGAGAATTGGTAGCGACGCAGCGGCCAAGCAGGCAGACGTGCTGTACGATGAGTTACGCGCGAAGGGAATTGAAGTACTCTACGATGATCGCGATGAGCGCCCAGGTGCAAAATTTGCCGATAGCGAGCTGATGGGGATCCCTTACCGAGTTACTGTTAGCGACCGGCTAATAGAGGCGGGAAACTACGAATATACTATTCGAGCAAGTGGCGCAACAGAGGTGTTGACACACGACCAACTGCTTGCTAAACTGAGTGAATTGTAA
- a CDS encoding DUF2207 domain-containing protein produces the protein MKRFILGLGAVLLAVIGVSGVTSPSAHAQSVDNFLISSFEADYYLGKDSEGRSTLKTVERITAEFPSYDQNHGLERAIPQRYDEHSTSLKIESIVDESGNTLKYSENNSGDMRVVRIGDANTYVHGKQTYVITYLQRDVTKFFSNTNDDEFYWDTNGTQWAQGMDLVTARIHVDKALTDKLNNNVACYRGIEGFTVQCELARDALESETLYTVTMTNLEPGENITVAVGFAPHTFAEYQPTLQEKLWAALLGFWIIAVIIGSIVAIALIVWLSVRYYRTLNRAKGRGTIIPEYLPPKDASVLVSAKVYGNETSDVTAEIIDLAVRHYVKIYQTKEKTMFAKAEYELEIIKDIADLRSEERELLTTIFGKSNTSVGSRFAMKKLRDNLTLQKSLTERRKSVRTAVRTKYGLYELAEKDARLFKKIGVITIIVGIVTLSPLVIIAAVLAFVFSATVWPLTQKGAELRDYLKGLNEYITVAEEERIKMLQSPEGAEKTGQTIDGKDAGQLVKLYERVLPYAVLFGVEKDWTKQLGAYYETAGAQPDWYSGNGTFNAVVFASAVSSFSSQSSSYSSSTSSSSGGSGGGGFSGGGGGGGGGGGW, from the coding sequence ATGAAACGATTTATTCTTGGGTTAGGGGCGGTGTTATTGGCGGTTATTGGTGTATCTGGCGTGACATCGCCGTCTGCTCATGCGCAAAGTGTCGATAATTTTCTTATTTCGTCGTTTGAGGCCGATTACTACCTTGGCAAAGATAGCGAAGGCCGCTCTACGCTGAAAACTGTCGAGCGAATTACGGCGGAATTTCCATCGTACGATCAAAACCATGGGCTCGAAAGGGCGATACCCCAGCGTTACGACGAACATTCAACGTCGTTAAAAATTGAATCTATCGTTGATGAATCCGGGAATACTCTTAAGTATTCCGAAAATAATTCCGGAGACATGCGTGTTGTGCGGATTGGCGACGCGAACACATATGTTCACGGCAAGCAGACGTATGTCATTACTTATTTGCAGCGTGACGTGACAAAATTTTTCAGTAATACGAACGATGATGAGTTTTATTGGGATACGAATGGTACGCAGTGGGCACAAGGTATGGACCTTGTGACGGCGCGTATTCATGTCGATAAAGCCCTTACTGATAAGCTCAATAATAACGTCGCTTGCTATCGCGGGATTGAAGGGTTTACCGTGCAGTGTGAACTTGCAAGAGACGCACTTGAGAGTGAAACGCTCTACACCGTAACGATGACGAACTTGGAACCAGGCGAGAATATTACTGTGGCGGTAGGGTTTGCTCCTCACACATTTGCGGAATATCAACCAACGCTTCAAGAGAAATTATGGGCGGCACTTCTGGGTTTTTGGATTATTGCGGTAATTATTGGTTCGATTGTGGCAATTGCTCTAATTGTTTGGCTAAGCGTACGCTATTACCGCACCCTTAACCGCGCAAAGGGCAGGGGAACGATCATTCCCGAATATCTTCCTCCGAAAGATGCGAGCGTTTTGGTGAGTGCAAAGGTATATGGCAACGAAACCTCCGATGTCACTGCTGAAATAATCGACCTCGCGGTGCGCCACTATGTAAAGATATATCAGACTAAAGAAAAGACAATGTTTGCTAAGGCAGAGTATGAGCTTGAGATTATTAAGGATATCGCCGATTTACGATCAGAAGAGCGTGAGTTGCTGACGACTATATTTGGTAAATCAAATACCTCTGTTGGCTCGCGCTTTGCTATGAAAAAATTACGCGACAACCTAACCTTGCAGAAATCACTCACGGAAAGGCGTAAGTCGGTTCGGACAGCGGTGCGCACGAAGTACGGACTTTACGAATTAGCCGAGAAAGACGCTCGACTATTTAAGAAAATTGGTGTCATTACGATTATTGTGGGTATCGTAACGCTTTCGCCACTTGTTATTATTGCGGCCGTGCTTGCGTTTGTGTTTAGTGCAACTGTATGGCCGTTGACGCAAAAAGGTGCCGAACTCCGCGACTACCTGAAGGGGCTTAACGAATACATTACCGTGGCCGAAGAAGAACGAATAAAAATGCTTCAAAGCCCCGAAGGTGCTGAAAAGACCGGCCAAACAATAGATGGTAAAGATGCGGGGCAACTGGTAAAGCTATACGAACGAGTTTTGCCTTATGCGGTGCTGTTTGGTGTTGAAAAGGACTGGACGAAGCAATTAGGCGCGTATTACGAGACAGCCGGCGCGCAGCCCGATTGGTATTCGGGCAATGGTACATTTAATGCCGTGGTATTTGCTTCGGCTGTAAGTAGTTTTAGTAGTCAAAGCTCGTCGTATAGTTCATCGACAAGCTCTTCTTCAGGCGGATCGGGTGGCGGCGGCTTCTCGGGCGGCGGGGGAGGTGGCGGCGGTGGTGGCGGCTGGTAA
- the frr gene encoding ribosome recycling factor, which translates to MFTTDSYEDKMTMALMHFEEELKKIRTGRSHPSMLEGILVEVYGQKMPLNQVANITAPEPQLLQITPFDPSNVQAIAGAIRADQSLGFNPSDDGRIVRVPVPPLTEERRKQLVKQSGEKVEEIRIALRNIRQDGLKEAKRKKDAKELSEDDVKRVEKEFDKLMAEYQEKIDGIFKAKEKDILTI; encoded by the coding sequence ATGTTTACTACAGATTCTTACGAAGACAAAATGACTATGGCACTCATGCATTTTGAGGAAGAGCTAAAGAAAATCCGCACAGGACGCTCGCACCCAAGCATGCTTGAGGGTATTTTGGTTGAAGTGTACGGCCAAAAAATGCCGCTTAATCAAGTTGCGAATATTACCGCACCCGAACCGCAGCTGTTGCAAATCACGCCGTTCGATCCGAGCAATGTTCAGGCAATTGCTGGTGCAATTCGTGCGGATCAATCTCTTGGATTCAACCCGAGTGATGACGGGCGTATCGTTCGCGTGCCCGTACCACCTCTTACCGAGGAGCGTCGCAAGCAGTTGGTGAAACAAAGCGGTGAAAAGGTAGAGGAAATCCGTATCGCGCTCCGCAACATCCGTCAGGACGGCCTTAAAGAAGCAAAACGCAAAAAAGATGCCAAGGAACTAAGCGAAGACGATGTGAAGCGCGTCGAAAAAGAGTTCGACAAGCTTATGGCCGAATACCAAGAAAAAATTGACGGTATTTTTAAGGCTAAAGAGAAAGATATTCTTACGATTTAA
- a CDS encoding NAD(P)H-dependent oxidoreductase has translation MTKIAVFIGSLQKKSYNKMLAGALENLKPQDMEFIYVDINLPLFNQDLESAYPESARNVKNIVEAADGVLFITPEYNRSVPGVLKNAIDWASRPYGANSFAGKPVGMVGASIGPVGTAVAQSDLRHIVGFLDMKPLGQPEVYIANAMPLFSDSGELVDERWIKNLRQFIAAFDTWVKQNS, from the coding sequence ATGACAAAAATTGCTGTGTTCATAGGAAGCCTACAGAAAAAATCATATAACAAGATGCTTGCGGGCGCTCTTGAGAATTTAAAGCCCCAGGACATGGAATTTATCTATGTCGATATTAATCTGCCACTCTTTAATCAAGATCTAGAAAGTGCTTATCCGGAAAGTGCTCGGAATGTGAAGAATATCGTTGAAGCGGCCGATGGGGTTTTATTTATTACGCCAGAATATAATCGCAGCGTGCCGGGTGTATTGAAAAACGCTATCGACTGGGCGAGTCGACCATACGGCGCAAATTCTTTCGCCGGCAAGCCAGTCGGTATGGTGGGTGCATCTATTGGCCCTGTCGGAACGGCCGTGGCTCAATCGGATTTGCGTCATATTGTTGGATTTTTAGACATGAAGCCCTTGGGTCAACCAGAGGTGTATATAGCAAATGCAATGCCACTCTTTAGCGATTCGGGTGAACTTGTTGACGAGCGGTGGATAAAGAACCTTCGCCAATTTATTGCTGCGTTCGATACTTGGGTAAAACAAAACTCGTAG
- the greA gene encoding transcription elongation factor GreA, with protein MKKTYQITDEGRKELEAELEELKGRRGDIADKIAEARDFGDLSENAEYDSAREEQGLVESRIAEIEDILLNAELIKSGKSSKVTLGSKVELKTGAKTVTYSVVGPVEADPLEGKISNESPIGEALMGKKVGDAITITTPKGEISYEIISIS; from the coding sequence ATGAAGAAGACATACCAGATTACAGACGAAGGCCGAAAAGAACTTGAGGCTGAGCTAGAAGAACTAAAAGGCCGGCGTGGTGACATTGCCGACAAAATTGCTGAAGCTCGAGATTTCGGTGACTTAAGCGAAAACGCCGAATACGACAGCGCCCGCGAGGAGCAGGGTCTTGTTGAGAGCCGTATTGCAGAAATTGAAGATATTCTGCTTAACGCAGAGCTTATTAAGAGCGGTAAGAGCTCTAAGGTTACTCTTGGAAGCAAGGTTGAGCTTAAGACAGGTGCTAAAACAGTTACCTACAGCGTTGTTGGGCCTGTAGAGGCCGACCCGCTAGAGGGTAAGATTAGCAACGAATCACCAATTGGTGAGGCGCTTATGGGTAAAAAAGTCGGTGACGCTATAACAATTACGACTCCAAAGGGCGAAATTAGCTACGAAATTATTTCGATTAGCTAG
- a CDS encoding CPBP family intramembrane metalloprotease, with protein MLAKSLTKQDKPTFRWSMALLLPIWVVVGFGLAQIILAIVLYGLKALGVPFAAVNESVFNTVVGASVYLLSMLLVVGVPWWAKKRSTTRSDIGLTRLPSWLDIGMAPAGFVVYLILSVILVSIATAIVPSIDMNQVQDTGFKSIYYGYEYILAFTMLIIVAPVAEEVLFRGYLYGKLRKSVPVWAAIGIVSVLFGSIHGQWNVAIDVFALSIVLCVLREITGSIWAGILLHMVKNGLAFYILFINPAVLGTIGG; from the coding sequence ATGTTAGCAAAATCTTTAACTAAGCAAGACAAGCCAACCTTTCGCTGGTCGATGGCGTTGTTGCTACCTATTTGGGTGGTGGTAGGGTTTGGTCTTGCGCAGATAATTCTAGCAATTGTACTCTATGGTCTTAAAGCCCTCGGCGTGCCGTTCGCTGCCGTTAATGAATCGGTTTTCAATACTGTCGTTGGGGCGAGCGTGTATCTGCTGAGTATGCTTCTTGTCGTGGGCGTGCCTTGGTGGGCCAAAAAACGCTCCACTACGCGGAGTGATATTGGGCTAACCCGGCTGCCGTCCTGGCTTGATATCGGTATGGCGCCTGCGGGATTTGTCGTGTATCTAATTTTGTCGGTTATTCTTGTGTCTATCGCAACCGCTATCGTGCCGAGTATCGACATGAACCAAGTGCAGGACACTGGCTTTAAAAGTATTTATTATGGGTATGAATATATTCTGGCGTTTACGATGCTTATTATTGTAGCGCCTGTCGCCGAGGAGGTGCTGTTTAGGGGGTACCTATATGGCAAGCTCCGAAAGTCGGTTCCTGTTTGGGCGGCAATCGGCATTGTGAGCGTGCTTTTTGGCAGCATTCATGGTCAGTGGAACGTTGCGATAGATGTCTTTGCGCTGAGTATCGTTCTTTGTGTTCTGCGCGAAATAACAGGGAGTATTTGGGCGGGTATATTGCTTCATATGGTAAAAAATGGTCTCGCTTTTTATATCCTCTTCATAAATCCGGCAGTTCTTGGTACAATAGGAGGGTAA
- a CDS encoding PadR family transcriptional regulator yields MIQKEITSETYAEQLAVQLRKGFLAYCVLRVCSGEPMYTSDIIRRLSAAELVVVEGTIYPLLSRLQKDGLLAHEWQESEQGPPRKYYRITEYGTEVMAHVTQKIATLNATLKKI; encoded by the coding sequence ATGATACAAAAAGAAATAACGAGCGAAACCTACGCCGAACAACTTGCCGTGCAACTTCGCAAGGGGTTCTTGGCCTACTGCGTACTGCGAGTTTGTAGCGGCGAGCCCATGTACACAAGCGACATTATTCGGCGCCTGAGCGCGGCGGAGCTTGTTGTTGTTGAGGGGACTATCTACCCGCTTTTAAGCCGGTTGCAAAAGGATGGTCTTCTTGCGCATGAATGGCAAGAATCTGAGCAGGGTCCGCCGCGCAAGTATTACCGGATAACTGAGTACGGTACTGAAGTTATGGCGCATGTCACGCAAAAAATAGCAACGTTAAACGCAACTCTAAAAAAGATCTAA
- the uppS gene encoding di-trans,poly-cis-decaprenylcistransferase, which produces MTDRIPRHIGYIVDGNRRWAKAHGLPTYEGHLAGYNAIQEIAKASFDGGVEYVSAYIFSTENWKRSEQEVSKLMGLVLKLLTSDLHLFDENNIKLRVLGSHINVSEKILKAIDAAEERTASNTGGTLAICFNYGGQLEIADACKKLIQANIAAEDVTPEMIAENLYAPEVPPLDLVVRTSGEQRLSNFMLWRSAYSEFLFLEKNWPDMTKDDVAAILEEYSRRDRRIGG; this is translated from the coding sequence ATGACGGATCGTATTCCTCGGCATATCGGCTATATCGTCGACGGCAATCGCCGATGGGCTAAGGCGCATGGTTTGCCGACGTACGAAGGTCACCTTGCGGGTTATAACGCAATTCAAGAAATCGCAAAAGCCTCGTTTGATGGTGGTGTCGAGTATGTTTCGGCGTATATTTTTAGTACCGAAAACTGGAAGCGCAGCGAACAAGAGGTGAGTAAGCTGATGGGTCTCGTACTTAAGCTTCTTACCTCCGATCTTCATTTGTTCGACGAGAACAATATAAAGCTGAGAGTGCTTGGTTCGCATATAAATGTCAGCGAGAAAATTTTGAAGGCAATCGATGCTGCCGAAGAGCGCACAGCAAGTAATACTGGCGGTACGCTTGCGATATGTTTTAACTACGGCGGACAACTAGAAATTGCCGACGCGTGCAAAAAACTTATTCAGGCGAATATAGCAGCCGAGGATGTGACGCCTGAAATGATTGCCGAGAACCTGTATGCTCCCGAGGTTCCGCCACTTGATTTGGTGGTACGAACGAGTGGAGAGCAGCGTCTGAGTAACTTTATGTTGTGGCGATCTGCGTACAGTGAGTTCTTATTTTTAGAAAAAAACTGGCCGGACATGACAAAAGACGATGTGGCCGCTATACTAGAAGAATATTCGCGCCGCGATAGGCGTATTGGAGGGTAG
- a CDS encoding site-2 protease family protein, producing the protein MELIFGIVLGLFILVLLVVVHELGHAIVARRNGVVVEEFGIGFPPRAWSKKLKNGVLFSLNWLPLGGFVKLQGEHDAASGKGDYGSATFWQKTKILLAGVGINWLVAAALLTVLAWTGLPKIMDNQFSIANDTTVIKTPVELSVIVEGLPADKAGLEVGDQIVRFAGEAVPTAADLSAKASEMKGKDVEVIYSRGGVEHSTTVSIRSEDTDKKGFLGVGSGQREQIKATWSAPIVGLVTTGQFTLVTLQGLGDLIVNLVTGVVLQFSPNAETRTQAQENLATAGGSVAGPIGILGTIFPAAEQAGLTQLIFLTAVISLTLAVMNALPIPALDGGRWFVTALFRLRKKELTKEREEQIQGTGFLILMGLVIVVTIADVSKIFN; encoded by the coding sequence ATGGAACTTATATTTGGTATCGTGTTAGGCTTGTTTATTCTGGTGCTGCTTGTTGTGGTGCACGAATTGGGGCATGCAATTGTCGCAAGGCGCAATGGCGTTGTTGTTGAGGAATTTGGTATTGGGTTTCCGCCCCGTGCATGGTCGAAAAAGCTAAAAAACGGTGTTCTCTTTAGCCTTAACTGGTTGCCGCTTGGCGGGTTCGTAAAGCTTCAGGGCGAACACGATGCAGCAAGTGGAAAAGGTGATTATGGCTCGGCGACATTCTGGCAAAAAACAAAGATCTTGCTTGCAGGTGTGGGTATTAACTGGTTGGTTGCCGCGGCTCTTTTAACGGTTCTTGCCTGGACTGGCTTACCGAAAATTATGGACAACCAGTTTAGTATTGCAAATGATACTACGGTCATTAAAACCCCAGTCGAGCTGTCGGTTATTGTAGAGGGCCTTCCGGCTGACAAGGCTGGCCTGGAGGTTGGGGATCAGATCGTTCGTTTTGCTGGCGAAGCAGTGCCGACAGCAGCCGATCTATCGGCAAAAGCTTCTGAAATGAAAGGTAAAGACGTTGAAGTTATTTATTCACGCGGTGGGGTAGAGCACAGCACGACGGTGTCTATTCGGAGCGAAGATACGGATAAAAAGGGCTTTCTAGGTGTTGGATCGGGCCAGAGGGAGCAGATTAAGGCGACATGGTCCGCGCCAATAGTAGGACTAGTCACTACCGGCCAGTTTACGTTGGTAACACTGCAAGGGCTTGGCGATTTGATCGTTAACCTCGTAACAGGAGTAGTACTTCAATTTAGCCCAAATGCAGAGACCCGCACTCAGGCGCAAGAAAACCTAGCGACAGCTGGGGGTAGCGTTGCCGGCCCAATTGGAATTCTAGGAACGATTTTCCCGGCCGCCGAGCAGGCTGGCCTGACGCAGTTGATATTCCTTACCGCGGTAATTTCACTAACGCTTGCTGTTATGAATGCCTTGCCAATTCCTGCGCTCGACGGTGGCCGATGGTTCGTAACGGCGTTATTCCGTCTTCGCAAAAAAGAGCTCACAAAAGAGCGCGAAGAACAAATTCAGGGAACAGGCTTCCTTATCTTGATGGGGCTCGTAATAGTGGTAACGATCGCCGATGTTAGCAAAATCTTTAACTAA